In Syntrophobacterales bacterium, a single genomic region encodes these proteins:
- a CDS encoding YheU family protein: MSVHIIPIDRLSPQALRGVIEEFITREGTDYGEAEASREMKFGQVKRKLEAGLAVLVFDDKTETTNIFPADSPVLKNIRTLTFFSQSD; the protein is encoded by the coding sequence ATGTCCGTACATATCATTCCCATTGATAGATTAAGTCCCCAAGCCTTGAGGGGCGTTATAGAAGAATTTATCACAAGAGAGGGTACCGATTACGGTGAGGCGGAGGCTTCCCGGGAAATGAAATTCGGACAGGTAAAGCGTAAACTTGAGGCCGGACTCGCAGTCCTCGTCTTTGACGATAAGACCGAAACCACCAATATTTTTCCGGCTGACAGCCCTGTCTTGAAGAATATCAGGACGTTGACGTTTTTCTCACAATCCGATTGA